The following coding sequences lie in one Fusarium poae strain DAOMC 252244 chromosome 1, whole genome shotgun sequence genomic window:
- the PPE1 gene encoding Protein with carboxyl methyl esterase activity (MEROPS:MER0036069~BUSCO:36035at5125): MSDLQRAWAKAKLGISNDGFDELQEEQDQDVLPELPEPVDDDSSSASSASSVSSTGTIIPSPNQKLFARPQGVARGRTLEQIPWTTYFEREVSLKSEQDPEVIYHAYLTSPVGKGPLFVMHHGAGSSGLSFAVVASQIRKRISTAGILALDCRGHGSTYAPKDKAFDMRLETLSSDLFNVVQLTKIEMSWPEMPPIVLVGHSLGGAVVTDLAKSGRLGTSVLGYAVLDVVEGSAIDALQSMHTYLSTRPLGFATLQAGIEWHIRSRTIRNSISARTSVPALLVFNENDDPTRPWRWRTNLGATQPYWEDWFVGLSKKFLEARGGKMLLLAGTDRLDTELTIGQMQGKYALQVFPEAGHFIHEDLPEKTAVSLVDFFRRNDRTALVLPPKVSDLIKQGKRV, encoded by the exons ATGAGCGACCTGCAACGAGCATGGGCTAAAGCCAAGTTAGGCATATCTAACGATGGCTTCGATGAGCTCCAAGAGGAGCAGGATCAAGATGTACTCCCCGAACTGCCAGAGCCCGTCGACGATgactcctcctccgcctcgTCAGCCTCGTCCGTCTCATCAACTGGAACCATCATCCCCTCGCCCAACCAAAAGCTGTTCGCTCGACCTCAAGG AGTCGCCCGTGGCCGGACACTGGAGCAGATTCCCTGGACGACTTACTTTGAGCGCGAGGTGTCATTGAAGTCAGAGCAAGATCCGGAAGTCATTTACCATGCTTACCTGACTTCACCCGTGGGAAAGGGGCCTCTATTTGTTATGCATCATGGAGCTGGTTCATCTGGACTGTCATTTGCTGTTGTGGCTTCTCAGATAAGAAAGCGCATTTCGACAGCTGGTATTCTGGCTTTGGACTGTAGGGGCCACGGCTCGACCTATGCCCCTAAAGATAAAGCTTTCGACATGAGATTGGAAACGCTCTCATCGGATCTGTTCAATGTTGTCCAGCTCACAAAGATTGAGATGTCATGGCCAGAGATGCCCCCGATAGTGCTCGTGGGACACTCCCTAGGCGGAGCAGTCGTAACTGATCTGGCCAAGTCCGGGAGATTGGGCACATCCGTTCTGGGCTATGCAGtgcttgatgttgttgaaggaTCTGCCATTGATGCATTGCAAAGCATGCACACCTATTTATCTACAAGACCTCTGGGCTTTGCGACACTGCAGGCAGGCATCGAATGGCATATTCGATCGCGGACAATACGTAACTCTATATCTGCTCGCACGTCTGTCCCTGCGCTGCTCGTCTTTAACGAGAACGACGACCCAACACGGCCATGGAGATGGCGGACCAACCTGGGTGCGACGCAGCCTTACTGGGAGGACTGGTTCGTAGGACTAAGCAAGAAATTCTTGGAGGCTAGAGGGGGGAAAATGCTTCTACTCGCCGGAACGGATAGGTTGGACACTGAGTTAACCATTGGACAAATGCAAG GAAAATATGCTCTGCAGGTGTTTCCTGAGGCTGGCCACTTCATTCATGAGGACTTGCCGGAAAAGACGGCAGTGTCGTTGGTCGACTTCTTTCGCAGAAATGACCGCACTGCTCTTGTGCTTCCTCCGAAGGTGTCCGATCTTATCAAGCAAGGGAAAAGAGTATGA
- a CDS encoding hypothetical protein (BUSCO:33499at5125): MFTTKSVQSLKNLFASYHEPLPLSKQQSQKLLDGLKTSFRKQLDREYGESSNSSAQPAAKSVDPTNQARLSAANLHLKDILANPLFSYNKDVTSTFPTSLKPPTLATTARDPIEVFDHAVARGLMTPKAAIGCMHAKAKQLQAHEAGLAGFATSGVSGRIIRWLRSCGAEQDLRFMDNQTFIRTLAPFLVAEGMEEVAWEWLVRTVNDSSGDISKEKRLKRASYLLGELVKTKCQPQYGNLDSGISTMLQAQQLFKTSPLLSELLVSSWRSVSWFSTVESYSRPAPSEELFDAHIATADRLSQPLLLERAHLHLYHPTHPDHLPALNFFKDKERLRRLVTSIGPKKAKPAKLSTVSWLAFLGHDTVNHLSQSGRTQEAQGVTELLQAEVASLFNDKLEPALEL, from the coding sequence ATGTTCACCACCAAATCGGTTCAGTCGCTCAAGAATCTCTTCGCATCCTACCACGAACCCCTACCCTTATCGAAACAACAATCTCAAAAGCTCCTTGACGGCCTCAAGACATCCTTCCGAAAGCAACTCGATCGTGAATATGGAGAGAGCTCTAATAGCTCAGCCCAGCCTGCCGCGAAATCTGTCGATCCAACAAACCAGGCCCGACTATCGGCTGCAAATCTTCATTTGAAGGACATCCTGGCCAACCCGCTATTCAGCTACAATAAAGATGTCACATCAACATTTCCTACGAGTCTAAAGCCACCGACTTTGGCGACAACAGCCCGTGATCCTATAGAAGTTTTCGACCATGCCGTAGCTCGAGGATTGATGACTCCGAAGGCTGCGATTGGTTGCATGCACGCCAAAGCAAAACAACTTCAGGCACATGAAGCTGGCCTTGCAGGCTTCGCTACTTCAGGGGTATCGGGTCGTATTATAAGATGGCTTCGATCTTGTGGCGCCGAGCAAGACCTGCGGTTCATGGACAACCAGACTTTTATTCGGACGCTAGCCCCTTTCCTAGTAGCAGAGGGGATGGAGGAAGTTGCCTGGGAATGGCTTGTGCGAACCGTCAACGACAGCTCTGGGGATATCTCAAAGGAAAAGCGCCTCAAGAGAGCATCGTATTTGCTCGGAGAACTCGTCAAGACAAAGTGTCAGCCTCAGTATGGCAACCTTGATTCAGGCATCTCCACCATGTTACAAGCGCAGCAATTGTTTAAGACTAGCCCCTTGCTCTCGGAACTTCTGGTTTCCTCGTGGCGCTCTGTATCATGGTTCTCCACCGTCGAGTCTTACAGTCGACCCGCGCCATCCGAAGAGCTCTTCGATGCTCACATCGCTACGGCTGATCGTCTTTCTCAGCCCTTGCTTCTGGAACGAGCACATCTTCACCTTTATCATCCAACACACCCTGACCATCTTCCTGccctcaacttcttcaaagatAAGGAGAGACTTAGAAGATTGGTTACTTCTATTGGGCCTAAGAAGGCTAAGCCTGCCAAACTGAGTACTGTCTCGTGGCTTGCCTTCCTGGGGCATGACACTGTTAATCACTTGTCACAGTCGGGCAGAACTCAAGAAGCTCAGGGTGTCACGGAGCTATTGCAAGCAGAAGTAGCCAGCCTCTTCAACGACAAATTAGAACCGGCTCTGGAATTATGA
- a CDS encoding hypothetical protein (BUSCO:37363at5125) → MSEATSRTSASRGRGSGRGGRGGFAGRGGRRTNGDKPDHSTADSQSAFEDEGDFGELRKQYGNKTSVIREMFPDWSEADVLFALQETDGDENEAVTRIAEGTISQWGEVSKPKKATRAKAKDQAPTPSNDATSTGPRAARGGRGASEGGRGRGRATERGGRSTRGRPAAAPTNGAGPKENAALSIPTEESSVWGTKDPKVGTSEEKEPIAEQPTPSATEAPKPAAPAVKTWASMLRQSAPPKAPPKPKEAPAAPQPAAEPAEPESAPEPIEPEPEAVPEPEPETAPTPADETDETTPVADTTIPAEVPQVNVEPEVALPPSKDELTESNLEQVVDESQPPPEGTVASTAADSWDPRQNPASVNATPISAAQQQHQAPPSGFAATAAKATAERTTRIPSHHQRRVLDQEEAVRMPGNREVDRAAVQFGAFSLNGDEDIDGEREEPETRAQPPADSPVTHPRTSLPPATQAGVPDSFAQKPAPAVAPIAAPTVPAAQSQAQAQIPGQAPVSSAQQYGRFGQAGAQDPMVAQKPLDPFNQQSTPSSQPPFDNFSSQTSQAQQPGAAFSSAPNDYASYYTANQPDRNPYNYYGQQFGQQGGQGQEATASQRQFGGYGASQADNLSQYPQSGLHNQPRFGGSAVDAQNSGNSTPNPTTQAQQQQAQQPGQQQQQPGQGSQPQSHGQQYPGYNHPYYSNPYYHQYYSGYGQGGFGPYGKGGMYGQPYQMSPNAPYDHSSSPAGFGQSSLHRDSSLGASGLGDYGRVATSQAASQPGLGASSFGSVHDSFARGATSFQTQGQSFNSPGQPGNAVADDLKPPFGDSKAGSGPSPSLGGARPGSATNAPAAQSGLPPPQNVGGYGGYPSHLQGHGLHGSNAYGMGGNAGASQHGNSPYGSYNQGFGGSGYYGSNQQQQQRGGWGGNYH, encoded by the exons ATGTCCGAAGCGACTTCACGGACATCCGCCTCGCGCGGCAGAGGCTCTGGCCGCGGTGGTAGAGGAGGTTTCGCCGGTCGCGGCGGCCGACGAACCAATGGCGACAAGCCCGACCACAGCACTGCTGATTCCCAGAGTGCATTCGAAGATGAAGGCGATTTTGGCGAGCTTCGAAAGCAATATGGCAACAAGACTTCGGTGATCCGCGAGATGTTCCCCGACTGGTCTGAGGCCGATGTCCTTTTTGCTCTCCAGGAAACCGACGGCGACGAGAACGAAGCCGTCACACGCATCGCTGAGG GTACCATTTCGCAATGGGGTGAAGTTTCAAAGCCTAAGAAGGCCACTCGAGCTAAGGCTAAGGACCAAGCTCCTACTCCTTCGAACGACGCGACGTCCACTGGGCCCCGAGCCGCTCGTGGTGGCCGAGGTGCATCTGAAGGAGGTCGAGGTCGAGGCCGAGCTACTGAACGAGGAGGTCGTAGCACACGTGGCcgacctgctgctgctcccaCCAACGGCGCTGGACCTAAGGAGAACGCTGCCTTGTCTATTCCCACAGAGGAGTCATCTGTCTGGGGCACTAAGGATCCCAAGGTGGGCACCTCAGAGGAAAAGGAGCCCATTGCTGAACAACCTACCCCCTCCGCGACTGAGGCACCCAAGCCTGCTGCTCCTGCAGTCAAGACCTGGGCAAGCATGCTGCGACAGTCTGCTCCTCCCAAGGCCCcgcccaagcccaaggaaGCTCCCGCCGCTCCCCAGCCAGCTGCTGAGCCTGCTGAGCCTGAGTCTGCCCCCGAACCTATCGAACCCGAGCCTGAGGCTGTGCCCGAGCCCGAGCCCGAAACCGCCCCTACTCCCGCCGACGAAACTGACGAGACCACGCCCGTTGCCGACACCACTATTCCCGCCGAAGTTCCTCAAGTTAATGTAGAGCCTGAGGTCGCTCTTCCTCCCTCCAAGGATGAGCTCACCGAATCAAATCTTGAACAGGTTGTTGACGAATCCCAACCGCCTCCCGAAGGTACTGTCGCAAGCACCGCTGCTGACTCTTGGGATCCTCGACAGAACCCTGCCAGTGTTAATGCTACACCCATCTCGGCTGCCCAGCAGCAACATCAAGCCCCTCCTAGCGGATTCGCCGCAACTGCCGCCAAGGCCACTGCTGAGCGAACTACCCGTATCCCTAGCCACCACCAGCGACGCGTTCTTGACCAGGAGGAAGCTGTGCGTATGCCCGGCAACCGTGAGGTTGACCGTGCCGCCGTTCAGTTCGGAGCTTTCAGTTTGAACGGGGATGAAGATATTGATGGTGAGCGAGAGGAGCCTGAGACCAGAGCCCAGCCTCCAGCTGACTCACCTGTCACTCATCCTCGCACCTCGCTTCCTCCTGCTACCCAAGCTGGTGTTCCCGACTCATTTGCTCAGAAGCCTGCTCCTGCGGTTGCTCCGATTGCGGCCCCTACTG TTCCTGCTGCTCAATCCCAGGCCCAGGCTCAGATCCCTGGCCAAGCTCCCGTCTCAAGCGCTCAGCAATACGGTCGCTTTGGTCAGGCTGGTGCCCAGGACCCCATGGTAGCTCAGAAGCCTTTGGATCCTTTCAACCAGCAGAGCACCCCCTCTTCTCAACCCCCCTTCGACAACTTCTCTTCCCAAACCTCTCAGGCACAGCAACCTGGCGCCGCTTTCAGCTCTGCGCCTAACGACTATGCTTCCTACTACACCGCGAACCAACCCGACCGAAACCCCTACAACTACTACGGTCAGCAATTTGGCCAGCAGGGAGGACAGGGCCAGGAGGCCACTGCCTCTCAGCGACAGTTTGGCGGCTATGGAGCTTCTCAGGCGGATAATCTCAGCCAGTATCCCCAGAGTGGTCTGCACAACCAGCCACGATTTGGTGGAAGTGCTGTGGATGCCCAGAACAGTGGCAACAGCACTCCCAACCCTACTACCCAGGCTCAACAGCAACAGGCTCAACAGCCTggtcagcaacagcagcagcctgGCCAGGGATCTCAGCCCCAGTCACACGGCCAGCAGTATCCCGGTTACAACCATCCCTACTATAGTAACCCCTACTACCACCAATATTACTCTGGATATGGCCAGGGAGGATTTGGCCCATATGGAAAGGGTGGCATGTACGGCCAGCCCTACCAAATGTCCCCTAACGCACCTTATGACCACAGCTCATCTCCCGCTGGATTCGGTCAGTCTTCCCTCCACCGCGACAGTAGTTTGGGAGCATCTGGTCTGGGTGATTACGGTCGTGTTGCTACCAGCCAGGCTGCTAGCCAGCCAGGTCTTGGTGCCAGCTCTTTCGGCAGCGTCCACGACAGCTTTGCCCGGGGTGCTACCTCATTCCAGACTCAGGGCCAGTCATTCAACAGCCCCGGCCAGCCTGGCAACGCCGTTGCTGATGACTTGAAGCCTCCTTTCGGTGACTCCAAGGCTGGATCTGGTCCCTCGCCTTCCCTCGGCGGTGCCCGCCCTGGATCAGCTACTAATGCCCCCGCTGCCCAGAGCGGTCTCCCGCCACCTCAGAACGTCGGTGGCTATGGCGGCTACCCTAGCCACCTCCAGGGCCACGGTCTTCACGGCAGTAACGCGTATGGCATGGGCGGTAATGCCGGTGCCAGCCAGCACGGAAACAGCCCTTACGGCTCATACAACCAGGGCTTTGGCGGTAGCGGCTACTATGGCAGtaaccaacaacagcaacagcgcGGCGGCTGGGGAGGCAACTATCACTAG
- a CDS encoding hypothetical protein (SECRETED:SignalP(1-17)), translating into MKLSLFTSVVLAGLVAAQQEKLPKCAQPCVDQYTTGGGVAGCGQLDIKCICSNQNFLSGIACCLEEKCDAEGKDTAVKYAKQICATAGVTDIPDDVKCDKSAASGTASGTASGTATGATTSTSSDSSSTASATSDSANVDNAGSREGAAGFIGVGMAMLLAL; encoded by the exons ATGAAGCTGTCTCTCTTCACCTCCGTCGTTCTCGCTGGCCTTGTTGCTGCTCAGCAAGAGAAGCTCCCCAAGTGTGCT CAACCCTGTGTTGACCAGTACACCACTGGCGGTGGTGTCGCTGGATGCGGCCAGCTTGACATCAAGTGCATCTGCAGCAACCAGAACTTCCTCTCTGGAATCGCCTGCTGTCTCGAAGAGAAGTGTGATGCCGAGGGCAAGGATACCGCCGTCAAGTACGCCAAGCAGATCTGCGCAACCGCCGGCGTGACCGACATTCCCGACGACGTAAAGTGTGACAAGAGCGCCGCGTCTGGTACCGCTTCTGGCACCGCTTCTGGCACTGCAACTGGTGCTACCACCTCTACCTCGagcgacagcagcagcacggCCTCGGCCACTAGCGACAGTGCCAATGTCGACAACGCTGGTTCGCGCGAGGGCGCTGCTGGTTTCATCGGTGTCGGAATGGCTATGTTGCTTGCCCTATAA
- a CDS encoding hypothetical protein (BUSCO:41962at5125): MAPKTIIAPSILSADFAQLGHDCARTMEQGADWLHVDIMDGHFVPNITFGPPVVAAIRGHVDQPTEAHGRGTFDCHMMIAEPKKWVKEFKKAGCNLYCFHYEAAFSSAAESPEQHTDEKTNPKALIRYIHDQGLLAGIAIKPDTSVDVLWEILENSEEKERPDMVLVMTVYPGFGGQKFMASELPKVQALREKYPELNIEVDGGIGPKTIDEAADAGANVIVAGSAVFGANDPSEVIAQLRQSVDTRSANASIHPISLL, translated from the exons ATGGCTCCCAAGACAATCATTGCTCCCTCTATTCTGTCGGCTGACTTTGCTCAGCTTGGTCATGACTGTGCCCGCACCATGGAGCAGGGCGCGGACTGGCTCCATGTCGACATTAT GGACGGCCACTTTGTTCCCAACATCACCTTTGGTCCTCCCGTCGTTGCGGCCATTCGAGGCCACGTCGATCAGCCCACCGAGGCCCACGGCCGGGGCACCTTTGATTGTCATATGATGATCGCAGAG CCCAAGAAATGGGTCAAGGAATTCAAGAAGGCTGGCTGCAACCTTTACTGCTTCCACTACGAGGCCGCCTTCTCCAGCGCTGCCGAGAGTCCCGAGCAACATACCGACGAAAAGACCAACCCCAAGGCACTCATTCGATATATCCACGACCAAGGACTATTGGCTGGTATCGCTATCAAGCCCGATACCTCTGTCGATGTATTGTGGGAGATCTTGGAGAACagtgaagagaaggagagacCTGAT ATGGTACTTGTCATGACCGTATACCCCGGCTTTGGTGGTCAAAAGTTTATGGCCTCCGAGTTGCCCAAGGTCCAGGCTCTGCGCGAGAAGTACCCTGAGCTCAACATTGAAGTCGATGGTGGCATCGGACCCAAAACAATCGATGAGGCTGCCGATGCCGGCGCCAATGTCATTGTTGCAGGAAGTGCTGTGTTCGGAGCTAATGATCCTTCCGAGGTTATCGCGCAGTTACGCCAATCTGTTGATACTCGAAGTGCAAA TGCTTCGATCCATCCCATATCGTTACTCTAA
- a CDS encoding hypothetical protein (BUSCO:56403at5125): MAVAISPSDCSNPYLFGVANSWETLPSGPLSMVDIMSYHYPLHSDNNELGMPPPPSFIPSYTIPSQQLSSLPTVDQQAPLLSQQHGVDMKGLHSASSSVSLLATEADEKQQQNGNMGEKKRNKLGYHRTSVACGHCRRRKIRCIASPNDTQGRCINCIRLKKECSFFPVDQTSIDDSRGRQGSRASTGVKGNSTTSSPATSISKPVEQSKKAKSSFVSSAKRPLPITVPTTGDATGAVGFQPQTIASLPSPSSKTPVDTSNQTSASWMITAPDQSPSTSSELSAPWQTYASGSPMSTQFSPFTSVAQSPSGWPPGTSESIPQGNVDAAWGHFAPPTRSMSYGGEPSNNNHPSQYSLMAPGRQFERRPSALSDAYTTSMNGVVPGFDGSNVNTPIPFPPGAVPPANYTTWEQTNAYTDYTYMKGHESYGHDWSQANRGQDHGLQLSNDGQQVMNNAPPMNLYQSQ, from the exons ATGGCTGTCGCTATATCGCCGTCCGACTGCTCGAATCCGTACCTGTTTGGTGTTGCTAATTCTTGGGAGACTTTACCCTCTGGGCCACTTTCTATGGTTGACATTATGTCTTACCATTATCCACTGCACTCGGATAATAATGAGCTGGGCATGCCGCCGCCTCCGAGCTTTATACCCTCATACACAATACCTTCACAGCAACTTTCGTCTTTACCGACGGTTGATCAGCAAGCTCCTCTACTGAGCCAGCAGCATGGTGTGGATATGAAGGGGTTACACTCAGCATCAAGCAGTGTTTCTTTACTTGCTACGGAGGCCGATGAGAAACAGCAACAAAATGGAAATAtgggagagaagaaaagaaacaaattaGGCTACCACCGTACATCGGTCGCTTGTG GTCATTGCCGGCGTCGGAAAATCAGATGCATCGCTTCTCCCAATGATACACAAGGGCGATGTATCAACTGTATTCGATTGAAGAAAGAGTGCAGTTTTTTCCCTGTGGACCAGACATCCATCGATGATTCACGGGGTAGGCAGGGGTCCAGGGCATCCACAGGAGTAAAGGGGAACTCAACAACATCTTCTCCAGCAACTTCAATTAGCAAACCGGTGGAACAGTCGAAAAAGGCCAAATcatcattcgtctcatcagCAAAAAGGCCGCTCCCTATCACCGTTCCAACAACGGGAGACGCCACAGGAGCTGTAGGGTTCCAACCTCAGACGATAG CTTCCCTACCATCTCCTTCAAGCAAGACTCCTGTCGACACTTCCAACCAGACATCAGCCAGCTGGATGATCACGGCACCTGATCAGAGCCCAAGTACATCGTCAGAATTAAGTGCCCCATGGCAAACATATGCCTCGGGATCGCCAATGAGCACACAATTTTCGCCATTTACATCTGTAGCACAATCTCCGTCTGGTTGGCCACCTGGGACCTCTGAATCTATACCTCAAGGAAACGTTGATGCAGCTTGGGGTCATTTTGCACCACCCACACGATCCATGTCGTACGGGGGAGAACCCTCAAACAACAATCACCCTTCTCAATACTCTTTGATGGCCCCCGGTCGCCAATTCGAGCGAAGACCATCTGCCTTGTCCGACGCATACACTACTTCCATGAATGGTGTGGTTCCTGGGTTTGACGGTTCGAACGTGAACACACCAATACCCTTTCCACCCGGGGCAGTACCCCCTGCGAACTACACAACCTGGGAACAAACAAACGCATACACCGACTATACATATATGAAGGGTCACGAATCATATGGCCACGACTGGTCGCAGGCGAATAGGGGGCAAGATCATGGGCTCCAGCTCTCCAATGATGGGCAGCAAGTTATGAACAACGCGCCACCTATGAACTTATATCAATCACAATAA
- a CDS encoding hypothetical protein (BUSCO:18123at5125): MKRKAGTAASKANKKKSKSSLSAEEAQKRFRAGLFDQKVLKSYTKEYAQSEPYKHAVIHGLVDDSLLRSVRSEIEANVEFTPKETDIYKIHQSGDLANLDGLDDESLAKLPSLLKLRDAIYSEAFRNYVSHVTDCGPLSGRKTDMAINIYTPGCYLLCHDDVIGSRRVSYILYLVDPDTPWKPEWGGALRLFPVQELKDKDGEVAKTPLPDATKVIPPAWNQLSFFAVQPGESFHDVEEVYRAETEKQLKKEGGRIRMAISGWFHIPQIGEDGYIKGEEERNAKNSGLMQLQGNPAQYDMPQPQIMKVDKSETSKGFDETDLEFLLKYMAPAYLVPDALEEISETFNEMFEITLPDILGKKFAQRLRDYVEAEEKKPVPQDTNAIEKNSSWRVAKPPHKARYMYQQPKRSGKPRSSKEESPITELLDVFLPSRQFRQWLQMATKTTVESADLLARRFRRGLDYTLATGHEGKARVEINLGFTPTSGWGEDEEEESEDEQNGEDVKGKGKGKGKGKGKSKTVEKKKKKKEEEEAPEVGGQEIFMSGDDDADEDAAVYKTGGDEDNILFFQAPSWNKMTIVLRDSGVLKFVKYVSKSAKGDRWDISGAFEVEEEDDDGDDNGSDEEEDNDDDDDDDGDEEEFQGFSP; encoded by the exons ATGAAGAGAAAAGCGGGAACTGCTGCCTCCAAGGCCAACAAGAAAAAGTCAAAGTCTT CCCTCAGTGCCGAAGAAGCCCAGAAGCGATTCCGCGCCGGCCTATTTGATCAGAAGGTCCTCAAGTCATACACGAAAGAGTATGCTCAATCCGAACCCTACAAGCATGCCGTCATTCATGGCCTCGTCGACGATTCTCTTCTCCGATCGGTACGCAGCGAGATCGAAGCCAACGTCGAATTCACACCCAAAGAGACCGATATCTACAAGATCCACCAGTCTGGAGACCTTGCCAACCTCGACGGTTTGGACGATGAGTCGTTGGCCAAGCTTCCATCGCTCCTCAAGCTTCGCGACGCTATCTACTCTGAGGCCTTCCGCAACTATGTCTCCCACGTCACTGACTGCGGTCCTTTGAGTGGTCGCAAGACAGATATGGCCATCAATATCTATACTCCTGGCTGCTACCTGCTTTGCCATGACGATGTCATTGGCAGCCGTCGCGTCAGCTATATTCTTTATCTGGTTGATCCCGATACGCCTTGGAAACCCGAATGGGGTGGTGCGCTCCGTCTATTCCCCGTCCAGGAGCTCAAGGATAAGGATGGTGAGGTCGCAAAGACTCCCTTGCCCGACGCCACAAAGGTCATCCCACCGGCTTGGAACCAGCTGAGTTTCTTCGCTGTTCAGCCTGGTGAGAGCTTCCATGATGTAGAAGAAGTCTACCGTGCCGAGACCGAGAAGCAGCTCAAAAAGGAGGGCGGTCGCATTCGTATGGCTATCAGCGGATGGTTCCATATTCCTCAGATCGGAGAGGACGGCTACATCAAGGGTGAGGAAGAGAGGAACGCAAAGAACAGCGGCTTGATGCAGCTCCAAGGCAACCCTGCCCAATATGACATGCCTCAGCCTCAGATTATGAAGGTTGATAAGTCGGAAACCAGCAAAGGCTTCGACGAAACCGATCTCGAGTTTCTTCTCAAGTACATGGCTCCAGCATACCTGGTCCCAGATGCTCTGGAGGAGATCTCGGAAACCTTCAACGAGATGTTTGAGATCACTCTTCCGGACATCTTGGGCAAGAAATTTGCTCAGCGTCTCAGAGACTAtgtcgaggccgaggagaagaagcccgTGCCACAAGATACCAACGCAATAGAAAAGAACTCTTCATGGCGCGTGGCCAAGCCCCCTCACAAGGCTCGATATATGTACCAGCAACCCAAGCGATCCGGAAAGCCTCGTTCTTCCAAGGAAGAGTCACCGATTACTGAGCTTCTTGATGTATTCCTACCAAGTCGCCAATTTCGCCAGTGGCTTCAGATGGCCACTAAGACAACTGTTGAGAGTGCGGATCTCCTTGCCCGCCGTTTCCGCCGTGGCTTAGACTATACTCTTGCAACTGGACATGAGGGTAAGGCGCGCGTCGAAATCAACCTTGGTTTCACACCTACGTCTGGCTGGGgtgaggatgaggaagaggaatcCGAGGATGAGCAGAATGGTGAGGAcgtcaagggcaagggcaaGGGCAAGGGCAAGGGCAAGGGTAAATCCAAGActgtcgagaagaagaagaagaagaaagaagaggaggaggctcCTGAAGTTGGCGGACAAGAAATCTTCATGTCAGGCGATGACGATGCCGATGAAGACGCAGCCGTGTACAAGACAGGTGGCGATGAGGACaacatcctcttcttccagGCTCCTTCTTGGAACAAGATGACCATTGTCCTGCGCGACAGCGGTGTTCTCAAGTTCGTCAAGTATGTTAGCAAGAGTGCTAAGGGCGATCGATGGGATATCTCTGGTGCTTTTGAggttgaagaggaagacgacgatggcgACGACAACGGCAgcgatgaggaggaagacaacgatgatgatgatgatgatgatggcgacgAGGAAGAATTCCAAGGCTTTTCGCCGTGA